One Penaeus monodon isolate SGIC_2016 chromosome 34, NSTDA_Pmon_1, whole genome shotgun sequence DNA segment encodes these proteins:
- the LOC119594898 gene encoding uncharacterized protein LOC119594898, translated as MDFSSARSSRSKLQAFVLFCILAICGLLADRHTLLNSSESSLFDHAEPTSVTSLFSGKNASQRIEECDVKPLRNISYFFGYFQQDLYPCENKENVGGADVKLLLGLIKFRDGDKWVCTDEGVGPPSRGCLVYSFGINYEWSFDDAMAERGCKVYTLDPTEDSRSSGSEKDVRGGHQALHRGTGHRED; from the exons ATGGACTTTTCATCAGCGAGATCGTCGAGATCGAAGCTTCAGGCCTTTGTGCTTTTTTGTATCCTGGCTATTTGTGG GTTACTAGCAGACAGGCATACACTGCTGAATTCTTCCGAGTCATCGTTATTTGACCACGCGGAACCGACGTCAGTGACTTCACTCTTTTCTG GTAAGAACGCAAGTCAGAGAATTGAAGAATGTGATGTAAAACCACTACgtaatatttcatatttcttcgGATATTTTCAACAGGATCTTTATCCCTGTGAAAATAAG GAGAACGTGGGCGGCGCCGATGTGAAGCTCCTCCTCGGCCTCATCAAATTTCGCGACGGGGACAAGTGGGTGTGCACTGACGAAGGTGTGGGTCCTCCTTCACGCGGCTGCCTCGTTTACTCCTTCGGGATAAACTACGAGTGGTCCTTTGATGATGCCATGGCCGAGAGAGGGTGCAAG GTGTACACGCTCGATCCAACGGAAGATTCGAGATCATCAGGCTCAGAAAAGGATGTTCGAGGAGGGCATCAGGCACTTCACAGGGGAACAGGTCATCGGGAAGATTAA
- the LOC119594777 gene encoding chymotrypsin BII-like, with the protein MKEIGYIKDLQADRSQVARMIGKFSLLFVCFAVASGNPAAGKPWHWKSPKPLVEPRGPAPITPRIVGGTEAVPHSWPHQVGLFIDFMYFCGGSLISNEWVLTAAHCMDGAFYVEVVMGAHNIRLIEPGQVTMSSTDFFTHESWDATSLTHDIALIKLPSPVTFNDYIQSVSLPAGDVPVGKVVTPTGWGRFSDSASGTSDVLRQVDVPVMTNADCDAVYGIVGDGVVCIDSTGGKGTCNGDSGGPLNRNGMTYGITSFGSSAGCEILYPDAFTTPRPTYYYRLDWIEQKTGVTP; encoded by the exons ATGAAAGAGATCGGGTATATAAAGGACTTGCAAGCAGATAGGTCTCAGGTCGCCAGGATGATCGGAAAGTTCTCACTTCTCTTCGTCTGCTTCGCCGTCGCC AGCGGAAACCCTGCGGCGGGGAAGCCATGGCACTGGAAGTCCCCCAAGCCTCTTGTGGAACCACGCGGACCTGCCCCta TCACACCGCGCATCGTGGGCGGCACTGAGGCTGTTCCTCACTCGTGGCCCCACCAGGTGGGTCTCTTCATCGACTTCATGTACTTCTGCGGCGGTTCCCTCATCTCTAACGAGTGGGTCCTCACGGCCGCTCACTGCATGGACGG CGCCTTCTACGTGGAGGTGGTGATGGGCGCCCACAACATCCGGTTAATTGAGCCCGGCCAGGTCACCATGTCCTCCACCGACTTCTTCACCCACGAGAGCTGGGACGCCACCTCTCTCACGCACGACATCGCCCTTATCAAGCTGCCCAGCCCTGTGACATTCAACG ATTACATCCAGTCCGTCAGCTTGCCTGCTGGTGATGTGCCTGTGGGTAAAGTCGTCACGCCCACCGGCTGGGGCCGCTTCTCTGACT CCGCCAGTGGAACGTCCGACGTCCTTCGTCAGGTGGACGTCCCTGTCATGACCAACGCTGACTGTGACGCCGTATATGGCATCGTCGGCGATGGCGTCGTCTGCATCGACAGCACTGGCGGCAAGGGTACCTGCAAC GGTGACTCTGGCGGTCCCCTCAACCGCAACGGCATGACGTACGGCATCACCTCCTTCGGCTCCTCCGCCGGCTGCGAGA